GTTAATTTCCTCGATCCAAATGGCATTCAACTTGAATTGAACACTTCTGATTTACACACACGGATGAAACACTGGCAGTAAGGAAGGTGGTAGCAGTATGTCATCTATTGATGAATCAAAATTTGAAAAGAAGATTATACTTCGAAACATTGAAGAAAAAGATATTGATGAACTTCTTGCCCTTCAAAAAATCTGTTTTCCAAATATGGACCCTTGGAAAAGAGAACATCTAGAAAGTCATTTAGATGTTTTCCCTGAAGGACAATTTTGTGTTGAATATGATGGACAAATTATAGGGTCATGCTCAAGTTTAATTGTTAACTTTGATGAATATGATGAAAAGCATACTTGGGATGAGATAACGGATGAAGGATATATCACCAATCATGATCCAGAAGGATACAACTTATATGGGATTGAAGTGATGGTACATCCAGATTTCAGAAGAATGAAGATAGGCCGTCGCTTATATGAAGCTCGGAAGGAAATGGCGGAAAAATTAAATCTAAAGAGTATCATTATCGGTGGACGTATACCGAATTACCATAAGTATGCGGATCAAATGACACCTAGAGAATATGTGAAAGAGGTTGTACACCATAACATATACGATCCTGTATTAACATTTCAGTTGATGAACGGTTTTACATTGATGAGGATCAATCAAGAGTACTTACCTGATGATAAAGCTTCTAATGCACATGCAACCCTAATGGAATGGAACAATATCGACTATAGAGCTACCTCTAAACGTCACTTCAAAACGTCATTCCCTGTCCGTATTACGACCATTCAGTATATGATGAGACAAATCCATTCGTTTGATGAGTTTGCGAATCAAGTGGAGTACTATACTGATGTCGCTTCTGACTACGGATCTGATTTCGTCGTATTCCCTGAAATCTTTACGACGCAATTGATGAGCTATCTTGATGAGAAGAGTCCAAGTCAAGCCGTGCGTAGACTCACGCAATATACAGAAGACTATATTGAACTGTTTACTGAATTTGCTGTCCGTTACAACGTGAACATAATCGGAGGCTCGCACTTTGTTGAAGAAGAAGGGAAGATATACAATATCGCTTATCTTTTCCGACGAGATGGTACGATTGAGAAGCAGTATAAGCTTCACATAACGCCAAACGAACGTAAATGGTG
This Pseudalkalibacillus berkeleyi DNA region includes the following protein-coding sequences:
- a CDS encoding bifunctional GNAT family N-acetyltransferase/carbon-nitrogen hydrolase family protein, which translates into the protein MSSIDESKFEKKIILRNIEEKDIDELLALQKICFPNMDPWKREHLESHLDVFPEGQFCVEYDGQIIGSCSSLIVNFDEYDEKHTWDEITDEGYITNHDPEGYNLYGIEVMVHPDFRRMKIGRRLYEARKEMAEKLNLKSIIIGGRIPNYHKYADQMTPREYVKEVVHHNIYDPVLTFQLMNGFTLMRINQEYLPDDKASNAHATLMEWNNIDYRATSKRHFKTSFPVRITTIQYMMRQIHSFDEFANQVEYYTDVASDYGSDFVVFPEIFTTQLMSYLDEKSPSQAVRRLTQYTEDYIELFTEFAVRYNVNIIGGSHFVEEEGKIYNIAYLFRRDGTIEKQYKLHITPNERKWWGVSPGDKVNVFDTDCGKIAILICYDIEFPELSRYVTDKGARIIFTPFCTDDRQGYLRVRYCSQARAVENQVYTVLSGTVGNLPQTENMDVQYAQSGIFTPSDFTFPRDGIIGECNPNIETLVVGDVDLEILRRHRRSGSVMQLRDRRRDLYEVNMKKQDEQ